The DNA region CCACGCTGGTGATGCCGGGCTGCCCGAACACGATCCCCAGGCCCAGCAGCGCCACACCCACCTCGCCCAGGCTGGCCAGCAGCGCCCCCACGAAATTCGCGCGGTACTCCAGCTGCGCCGACAGGGTCGCGCCCGTGAAGATCCGCAGCAGGCGCAGGTAGCGCGTCACGCGACCCTCCAGAAGGCGGATGGTCGATGGTCGATGGTTGATGGAAGGGCGCACCAGCCTCTTTCAACCATCGACTGTTCACCATTGACCCTCATGCTCCCACCGCGCCGTACTTTTTCAGGCCGGCCCGCCAGACGGCCAGCCGCAGGAACCAGAACACGACCAGCCAGCCCAGCATGACGAGCGCGCCGCGCAGGGCGTCCTCGGGGCCGGCCTTCCCGGCCAGCAGTTGCGCGGGCAGGCCCAGCATGTACGGGAACGGCGTCCAGACCGCCACGCCCTGCACCCAGGCGGGGTAGAAGTCCAGCGGGGCGAACATGCCGCCCAGCGCCGCGTACACCAGCCACGCGAGTTCCTGGAAACTGTTGCTGCTCTCGGTCCAGAAGGCCAGCAGTCCGATGGCGTACTCGTACAGGAACCGCGCCGTGAAGCCCAGCGCGGCGAGGCCCAGCGCGGCCGGGTACGCCCACCACTCGGTCGTGAAGCGGGCGCCGGACAGCAGCGCGAACACGGTCACGAGGCCCAGCATGGGCACCAGCCGCACCAGCCGTTCGGCGACGTGCGAGGCGTAATGGCCCCACATGGGGTCCATCGGGCGCAGCAGTTG from Deinococcus depolymerans includes:
- a CDS encoding ABC transporter permease, encoding MAEYRAEVVIWMLSGTLSLVMMLVWMAQAQAAPGGQIRGYDAAGFATYFLSTWLVSQLLVVWVAWELDFEIRQGTLSPQLLRPMDPMWGHYASHVAERLVRLVPMLGLVTVFALLSGARFTTEWWAYPAALGLAALGFTARFLYEYAIGLLAFWTESSNSFQELAWLVYAALGGMFAPLDFYPAWVQGVAVWTPFPYMLGLPAQLLAGKAGPEDALRGALVMLGWLVVFWFLRLAVWRAGLKKYGAVGA